In Tenrec ecaudatus isolate mTenEca1 chromosome 4, mTenEca1.hap1, whole genome shotgun sequence, a single window of DNA contains:
- the OR8D4 gene encoding olfactory receptor 8D4: protein MGRNRSTVTEFFLSGLTDQPELQLPLSCLFLGIYMVTLLGNLGMISIIGLNSQLHTPMYYFLSSLSFLDVCYSSVITPKMLAGFLSKDRSISYSGCMTQLFFFCIFVISECYMLAAMAYDRYVAICSPLLYNVIMTPWVCSLLVAAVFSVGFIDAVIHTGCILRLSFCDSNLIRHYFCDIVPLITLSCSSTNIDRLLIFVIGGFNMVATSLTIIISYAFILSSILRIHSKEGRSKAFSTCSSHLTAVVIFYGSLMSMYLKPASSSSLIQEKVSSVFYTTVIPMLNPLIYSLRNTEVKNTLAKCFQRKIAS, encoded by the coding sequence ATGGGTAGAAACCGCTCCACAGTGACTGAGTTTTTTCTTTCAGGATTAACGGATCAACCCGAGcttcagttacccctttcctgtCTCTTTTTGGGGATCTACATGGTTACGTTGCTGGGAAACCTTGGCATGATCTCAATAATTGGGTTGAATTCTCAACTTCACACCCCCATGTATTATTTTCTCAGTAGTCTATCTTTTTTagatgtctgctattcttctgtcaTTACTCCCAAAATGCTGGCAGGATTTTTAAGCaaagatagatctatttcctattCTGGATGCATGACTCAGCtgttttttttctgtatttttgtcatTTCTGAATGCTATATGTTGGCGGCAATGGCCTATGATCGCTATGTAGCCATCTGTAGCCCGCTGCTTTATAATGTCATAATGACCCCTTGGGTCTGCTCTCTGCTGGTGGCTGCTGTCTTCTCAGTAGGTTTTATTGATGCTGTTATTCACACGGGCTGTATATTAAGATTGTCTTTTTGTGACTCAAACCTCATTCGACATTATTTCTGTGACATTGTCCCTCTTATTACACTCTCATGTTCCAGCACTAATATTGATAGACTTTTGATATTTGTCATTGGTGGATTTAACATGGTGgccaccagcctcacaatcataATTTCATATGCTTTCATTCTCTCCAGCATCCTTCGCATCCACTCTAAAGAAGGCAGGTCCAAAGCCTTTAGTACCTGCAGTTCCCACCTGACAGCTGTTGTTATATTTTATGGGTCCCTCATGTCCATGTATCTGAAACCTGCCTCCAGCAGTTCCCTTATTCAGGAGAAGGTGTCCTCAGTGTTTTATACCACTGTCATTCCCATGTTGAATCCTTTAATCTATAGTCTGAGGAACACAGAAGTGAAAAACACACTGGCAAAATGCTTCCAAAGAAAAATAGCTTCATGA